One Vanessa atalanta chromosome 6, ilVanAtal1.2, whole genome shotgun sequence genomic window carries:
- the LOC125064902 gene encoding protein PTHB1, translated as MSLFKVRQWWTNEKSLSEVCDEGTQNGKCIKVDRFNSHSDSDCVIVGQGSLMKIYKPNSENDNTHSILESQLNDVVLQIETGKFIADSSDRQILILHPKSYAIYMLERKTGQIDVGEQNVLSPMISHLFTRRAFSTTCGPFGYSKRDLICIQALDGTLSFFDQDTFLFMCVFNDILIPGPVYFITNSDQFIICKSTWIMEIYSYQQLGELSELSARPNRKNINIPQWIYNAGEEIISIQVIRTSSSFSSIVAVGERHLYCFQDNGLMKFMIRFDYMPICFHAYLIGWYYEPNSRLLIMVASDDSKLNIYEGTSLLWSCDLTHRPISIARCYLNALPGGIVTLSTNGIINVGFLGTEPDLNANGKPMNDFVDPDQIQDELDDVENSLQKVMNARKEFDDEDTESDQIVNIKVEIGKTNDDPISNYPPNNIDTLQTCSMVLILSCNNPNSIQSIQITYDCASPIACSDTTLCFENVNGTEIIETQVYLSSDADISDCGINIVISVVDIKGKIKIISKRVLLPLKLYCVPVENVSENNIKLSFKTNQPCLDLSEIFTEYTEEDLTRYTTVKNNLTFKYRTSNNTVTVKSNDLYTIEANDFSIMYPIFEYFVNNLKIYYVRTGVTDFKINFNLDGELIKLILHTFLKSIENHAKERIKMKSLENDLNVLQRQFTLVQKRLLVQYGSLPPGNCDGLEFLMNDTHERIKTVAYGIMQSKRYVFSAGNILRRIGSIIIYILKEKLNDEFKVKLVEEMLSLHTLNDQFQEWEENVAQGLSYILNKVFKKTEKDKEKLAPVTDQDILSQTNLKKFLKQMRIVFENLLTDCQDNNEVKSNVIRTEEFVEVI; from the exons atGTCCCTTTTTAAAGTAAGACAATGGTGGACTAACGAAAAATCGCTAAGTGAAGTGTGCGATGAGGGTACTCAAAATGGCAAATGTATTAAAGTGGACAGATTCAACTCACACAGCGATAGCGACTGTGTTATTGTTGGACAAGGTTCCttgatgaaaatttataaaccaAATTCAGAAAATGATAATACTCATTCAATTTTAGAGTCACAATTAAACGACGTCGTATTACAAATTGAGACAGGAAAATTTATAGC GGATTCTTCTGAtcgtcaaatattaatattacaccCTAAAAGTTACGCTATATATATGTTAGAACGAAAAACAGGTCAAATTGATGTtg GGGAGCAGAATGTATTATCCCCTATGATAAGTCATCTATTTACAAGGCGGGCGTTTAGCACAACCTGTGGTCCATTTGGCTATTCAAAAAGAGATCTTATATGCATTCAGGCTTTAGATGGTACATTAAGTTTCTTTGACCAagacacatttttatttatgtgtgtgttcAACGACATTTTGATACCGGGACCggtgtattttataacaaacagcgatcaatttataatttgcaAGTCGACTTGGATAATGGAAATATATAG ttatcaACAATTAGGCGAGTTAAGCGAATTAAGTGCTCGACCAAATAGGAAAAACATAAACATTCCTCAATGGATTTATAATGCAGGAGAAGAAATTATATCGATCCAAGTTATACGA aCAAGTAGCAGTTTTTCCAGTATTGTAGCAGTTGGTGAGAGACATCTGTATTGCTTTCAAGATAATGGTCTAATGAAATTCATGATTCGATTTGATTATATGCCGATCTGTTTTCACGCATATTTAATTGGATGGTACTATG AGCCAAATTCCCGACTTCTGATAATGGTAGCTTCTGATGATTCGAAACTGAATATTTATGAAGGAACGTCACTTTTGTGGTCATGCGATTTAACTCATAGGCCAATATCGATAGCTCGTTGCTATCTGAACGCCTTACCTGGTGGTATTGTAACGCTATCAACTAATGGTATAATAAATGTTGGTTTCTTGGGAACTGAACCGGATTTAAATGCAAATGGAAAACCAATGAATGATTTTGTGGATCCTGATCAAATTCAAGATGAATTAGACGATGTTGAAAATTCATTGCAAAAAGTTATGAATGCTAGAAAAG AATTTGACGACGAAGACACTGAAAGCGatcaaatagtaaatattaaagtcGAAATCGGGAAAACTAATGACGATCCTATTTCAAATTATCCGCCCAATAATATAGATACATTACAGACGTGTTcaatggttttaattttaagttgtaACAATCCAAACTCTATACAAAGTATTCAAATAACTTATGACTGTGCGTCTCCTATTGCTTGTTCAGACACGACATTATGTTTCGAAAATGTAAATGGCACGGAAATTATAGAGACACAAGTATATTTATCGAGCGATGCAGATATATCCGACTGtggtataaatattgtaattagtgTCGTCGATATTAaagggaaaataaaaataatatcaaagcgAGTATTACTACCACTTAAGCTTTACTGCGTACCAGTCGAAAACGTGTCGgaaaataacatcaaattaagttttaaaacgaATCAACCATGTTTAGATTTGTCTGAAATATTTACTG AGTACACAGAAGAAGATTTAACAAGGTACACaacggttaaaaataatttaacatttaaatatcgtACTTCAAACAACACAGTTACCGTTAAAAGTAATGATTTGTATACAATAGAGGCGAATGATTTTTCTATCATGTAtccaatatttgaatattttgtaaacaatttaaaaatatattatgtcagaACTGGTGTTACtgacttcaaaattaattttaatttagatggagaattaataaaacttattttgcaTACATTTTTGAAAAGCATCGAAAATCATGCTAAAGAAAGAATCAAAATGAAGAGTTTGGAG AACGACCTCAATGTACTTCAAAGACAGTTCACCTTGGTGCAGAAAAGACTGTTAGTCCAATACGGATCGTTACCCCCGGGTAATTGTGATGGtttagaatttttaatgaaCGATACACACGAGCGAATTAAGACAGTCGCATATGGAATAATGCAGAGTAAACGATATGTATTTAG cgcTGGCAACATTTTGAGAAGAATTGGGagcattatcatttatatactcaaagaaaaattaaatgacgAATTTAAAGTGAAACTTGTTGAAGAGATGTTGTCTTTACATACTCTCAATGACCAATTTCAA GAATGGGAAGAAAACGTCGCACAAGGTCTGTCATACATTCTCaataaagtattcaaaaaaACAGAAAAGGATAAAGAAAAACTTGCACCGGTCACCGATCAAGACATTCTTTCCCAAACtaacttaaaaaagtttttaaaacaaatgcgTATAGTATTCGAAAATCTTTTAACTGACTGTCAAGACAATAATGAGGTAAAGAGTAACGTAATACGCACAGAGGAATTTGTTGAAgtcatataa
- the LOC125064793 gene encoding caspase-1-like, translating to MSDLNTHDNGSVENEAEQRPNGSGDEGDAWGSHDSSSARRYARMPVDRNAPFYNMNHKNRGMAIIFNHEHFDIHSLKSRTGTNVDSDNLSKVLKSLGFRVTILHNLKSGDVNKYLQQTAEMDHTDNDCLFISVLTHGEMGMLYAKDTHYKADNLWYYFTADKCPTLAGKPKLFFIQACQGDKLDGGITLSNRTETDGSSSASYRIPTHADFLIVFSTVPGYYSWRNTTRGSWFMQALCEELRYAGTERDILTLLTFVAQKVALDFESNTPDMLTMHQQKQVPCITSMLTRLLVFGKKQ from the coding sequence ATGTCGGATTTAAACACACATGATAACGGCAGTGTTGAAAATGAAGCAGAACAAAGACCGAATGGAAGTGGAGATGAAGGCGACGCATGGGGAAGTCATGACTCTTCATCAGCACGTCGCTATGCCAGAATGCCCGTCGATAGGAATGCACCCTTTTATAATATGAACCATAAGAATCGCGGGATGGCAATCATATTTAATCATGAGCATTTTGATATTCACAGTTTAAAATCACGCACAGGAACAAACGTCGATAGTGATAACTTATCAAAAGTACTCAAAAGCTTAGGTTTCCGTGTTACTATACTGCACAATCTTAAGTCTGGTGATgtgaacaaatatttacaacaaacaGCTGAAATGGATCACACTGACAATGACTGCTTATTTATCTCAGTGCTGACTCACGGGGAAATGGGAATGTTGTACGCAAAAGATACTCACTACAAAGCAGATAATCTTTGGTACTATTTCACTGCTGACAAATGTCCAACATTGGCAGGAAAACCTAAGCTATTCTTTATTCAAGCTTGCCAGGGTGATAAACTAGATGGAGGAATAACACTATCTAATAGAACTGAAACAGATGGTTCCTCAAGTGCATCATACAGGATTCCAACACATGCTGACTTTTTGATTGTGTTTTCTACAGTCCCGGGCTACTATTCTTGGAGGAATACTACTCGTGGCTCTTGGTTCATGCAAGCCCTCTGTGAAGAACTCCGCTATGCAGGTACTGAAAGGGATATATTGACGTTGTTAACATTTGTAGCACAAAAGGTAGCACTTGATTTTGAATCAAATACACCGGACATGTTAACCATGCATCAACAAAAACAAGTGCCTTGTATCACGAGCATGCTCACAAGACTACTTGTATTTGgcaaaaaacaataa